In one window of Pseudobdellovibrionaceae bacterium DNA:
- a CDS encoding HNH endonuclease, producing MGFKNLREAKRSLSTKEFRHIQKQAETAVTQLQGAEINLIQTLQLVEDNMVHRWCGYNSLFEYAVQCLRLSRAQSYMYVGLAKATRQYKKLESALVDQRVTPSKAARILSVITTDNEQDWVLKAASLPKTQLEKEVAKINPKKVPGERSHYLTSDVIEMKMPVSEEVYKKLVQVQDLLSSSTGQVVSMETVFEKMADLFLQKNDPVEKAKRRQDKGKLSIHISHPAINPRGDRLPIPKEIEHQVNLRDQRQCQHRYPSGEKCKSRRWLHLHHRVPVSLGGEHSVDNLMTLCPAHHELVHLLLEEQAQLPKTKYEHSARAESAF from the coding sequence ATGGGTTTTAAAAATCTTCGCGAAGCTAAACGCTCTTTAAGCACCAAAGAGTTTCGTCACATTCAAAAGCAAGCGGAAACTGCGGTTACGCAATTGCAGGGGGCAGAAATTAATCTTATTCAAACTCTTCAATTGGTTGAAGACAATATGGTTCATAGATGGTGTGGATATAATTCTCTATTTGAATATGCCGTGCAATGCCTCCGCCTGAGTCGAGCCCAATCTTATATGTATGTGGGATTGGCAAAAGCCACCCGGCAGTATAAAAAATTGGAATCCGCTCTTGTTGACCAAAGGGTGACGCCGAGTAAAGCCGCCCGAATTCTTTCAGTGATCACGACCGATAATGAGCAAGATTGGGTTTTAAAAGCCGCCTCTTTACCAAAAACCCAACTTGAAAAAGAAGTGGCAAAGATCAACCCGAAAAAGGTTCCTGGTGAACGCAGTCACTATCTCACTTCTGACGTGATCGAAATGAAAATGCCGGTGAGTGAAGAGGTTTATAAAAAACTGGTGCAGGTTCAGGACTTGCTCTCCAGCTCAACGGGACAGGTTGTATCCATGGAAACTGTATTTGAAAAAATGGCCGACCTATTCTTGCAAAAGAATGATCCCGTTGAAAAAGCAAAAAGACGCCAAGATAAAGGCAAGCTATCCATACACATTTCCCATCCGGCCATCAACCCCAGAGGCGATCGTCTGCCCATACCAAAAGAAATCGAGCATCAGGTGAACTTAAGAGATCAACGCCAATGCCAGCACCGTTACCCATCAGGTGAAAAATGCAAATCTAGGAGATGGTTGCATTTGCATCATCGGGTGCCGGTGTCGCTCGGTGGCGAGCACAGTGTGGATAATTTAATGACCCTTTGCCCGGCCCATCATGAACTAGTGCATTTGTTATTGGAGGAACAAGCCCAGTTACCAAAAACCAAGTACGAACATTCTGCCCGGGCAGAAAGTGCTTTTTGA
- a CDS encoding DUF1343 domain-containing protein, with product MFALGIERLLSDSNIKAKLHGRRVALLGHPASVNQELEHSLDLLMREEDLKITAAFGPQHGMRGEKQDNMIESSDYHDPKYGIPVFSLYGDYRRPTPEMLESFDVILIDLQDVGCRIYTFLTTLFYVMDECATAGKSVWVLDRPNPAGRPVEGLILKNEYQSFVGAAAVPMRHGLTLGEAAYWYKAHKKLDVDLEVVSMNDYDPKDRGGMGWVPGVLSWVNPSPNLPRLSGVQMYAGTVMIEGTTLSEGRGTTIPLELIGAPDIDGEKVVEEMFRLCPDWLWACRLRPCFFEPTFQKHSHKLCSGLQIHIDQDIYEHNDFKPFRLVSLAFKSIRQIYPEYNIWRSPPYEYEKTLLPIDILSGSDELRRWVDQEDSTMDAWEQRLSVDEAKWAEERKPHLIYG from the coding sequence GTGTTTGCTTTGGGAATTGAACGATTACTCAGCGATAGCAACATAAAGGCAAAATTGCACGGGCGGCGAGTGGCTCTTTTGGGGCATCCGGCTTCAGTGAATCAAGAGCTGGAGCACTCATTGGACCTCTTGATGCGCGAAGAAGATTTGAAAATCACCGCGGCCTTCGGCCCCCAGCATGGCATGCGTGGCGAGAAACAAGATAATATGATTGAAAGCTCTGATTATCATGACCCCAAGTACGGCATTCCCGTGTTTAGTCTGTACGGAGACTACCGGCGACCAACGCCTGAGATGCTTGAGTCTTTTGATGTGATTTTAATAGACCTGCAAGATGTGGGATGCCGAATCTATACTTTTCTCACCACGCTTTTTTATGTCATGGATGAATGTGCCACTGCCGGGAAATCCGTTTGGGTGTTGGATCGACCAAATCCTGCGGGTCGGCCGGTTGAGGGATTAATTTTAAAAAACGAATATCAAAGTTTCGTTGGTGCCGCAGCTGTACCTATGCGGCATGGGTTGACCCTGGGTGAGGCGGCTTATTGGTACAAAGCTCATAAAAAATTGGATGTGGATTTAGAAGTTGTGAGTATGAACGATTATGACCCCAAAGATCGCGGTGGCATGGGGTGGGTGCCGGGGGTGCTTTCTTGGGTGAACCCCAGTCCCAATCTCCCAAGGCTTTCAGGTGTGCAGATGTATGCTGGCACTGTTATGATTGAGGGGACAACTCTCTCAGAGGGGCGGGGAACCACCATCCCGCTTGAGCTCATCGGCGCCCCTGATATTGACGGCGAAAAAGTTGTTGAGGAAATGTTTCGGCTCTGTCCGGATTGGCTTTGGGCCTGTCGGTTGCGACCGTGTTTTTTTGAACCCACATTTCAAAAGCACAGTCATAAGCTGTGTTCAGGTCTGCAAATTCATATTGATCAAGATATTTATGAACACAATGATTTTAAGCCCTTTCGATTGGTGTCGTTGGCGTTTAAGTCCATTCGACAGATCTACCCCGAATACAATATTTGGCGATCTCCGCCCTATGAGTACGAAAAAACTCTGCTGCCCATAGATATCCTGAGTGGAAGTGATGAGTTAAGACGATGGGTTGACCAGGAAGACTCAACGATGGATGCATGGGAGCAGCGACTATCCGTTGATGAAGCAAAGTGGGCTGAAGAAAGAAAACCTCATCTGATCTATGGCTAG
- a CDS encoding HAMP domain-containing histidine kinase — translation MSPHNNDNLEIYQLIASEAIMGILAVNESSLEIIYFNRLADHLLEPPMSKSLDQMKISDFFPEPAVSQGEHRLHLLDKQILEMEGLFQDVVVKKSTGQNFIASVGVKKATLNSSPVLLLMFQDTTIQKKLQRDLLAKQQEIKSAYEELLTQNKQLLELDVAKNRFIALTTHELRTPMSAIVATAEVLHMKFYDTQEEQDEFVEMIYQQGQHMLELINDILDFAKIQAGRMDFFVSEQDIAQLVAGQVETLEGMAEHSKITLHFEAPKAPVACYYDDVRIKQVLSNIINNAIKYNNEGGSVNIWIDENEEKVTVYVKDTGKGIPKDQQAKVFNEFETLGKVALHSKGTGLGMPISKRLIEGMGGTISLESEPGVGSTFWIEVPKTKVLAEDCYRDRPDINGDLAA, via the coding sequence ATGAGTCCACACAACAATGATAATTTAGAAATTTATCAACTGATTGCTAGTGAAGCCATCATGGGGATTTTGGCCGTGAATGAGTCTAGCCTTGAAATCATCTATTTCAATCGTTTGGCAGACCATCTCCTCGAGCCGCCGATGAGTAAATCTCTTGATCAAATGAAGATTTCTGATTTTTTTCCCGAGCCTGCAGTTTCGCAAGGCGAGCACCGGCTGCATCTCTTAGACAAACAAATACTCGAAATGGAAGGTCTATTTCAAGATGTGGTTGTCAAAAAGTCCACGGGGCAAAATTTTATTGCCAGCGTCGGAGTTAAAAAAGCCACCCTGAACAGCTCCCCTGTTTTGCTTTTGATGTTTCAAGACACGACCATTCAAAAGAAACTGCAACGTGATCTTTTGGCAAAACAACAAGAGATCAAATCAGCGTATGAAGAACTTCTGACCCAGAATAAACAACTCTTAGAGCTAGACGTCGCAAAAAACCGCTTTATTGCACTGACAACTCACGAGCTGCGCACACCAATGTCGGCCATTGTGGCGACAGCTGAAGTTCTACACATGAAGTTTTACGACACCCAAGAAGAACAAGATGAATTCGTTGAAATGATTTACCAGCAAGGCCAGCACATGCTTGAGCTCATCAATGACATCCTTGATTTTGCAAAAATCCAGGCTGGGCGAATGGACTTTTTCGTGAGCGAACAAGATATTGCACAACTTGTCGCCGGCCAGGTTGAAACCCTTGAGGGGATGGCTGAGCATTCAAAAATTACGCTTCATTTTGAAGCTCCAAAGGCGCCCGTTGCTTGCTACTACGACGATGTGCGTATTAAACAAGTTTTATCTAACATCATCAACAATGCGATCAAATACAACAACGAAGGTGGCTCCGTAAATATTTGGATTGATGAAAATGAAGAAAAGGTCACCGTTTACGTAAAAGACACTGGTAAGGGGATCCCCAAAGACCAACAGGCCAAGGTGTTTAACGAGTTTGAAACTCTCGGCAAAGTGGCGCTGCACAGTAAAGGCACTGGGTTAGGAATGCCCATTAGCAAGCGCCTGATTGAGGGCATGGGTGGCACCATCTCACTAGAAAGCGAACCCGGTGTGGGCTCTACTTTTTGGATAGAAGTTCCAAAAACAAAAGTTTTGGCCGAAGACTGCTACCGGGATCGCCCTGATATCAATGGTGATCTGGCCGCATAG
- a CDS encoding HDOD domain-containing protein has protein sequence MSAAKELHNRILKKLEEIPTLPAIVYELSRVINDPMASTKEVERIMANDVSMTAKVLKLANSAYYAIPGGVSNLSRAIAYIGFDAVNQLVLSASIINALDVEEPNEFDLNQFWKHSIGVGIAAETIAKYTGHPTPADLFTCGLVHDMGKVAIIAGEPQLIADISNHAVQNKVSFHDAEEAMDAPRHVELGLAMAERWLLPRQFQAVVRFHHENDPRKRGGITDDLNRAVDIVFLANLLIHALKFGNSGHSTVLGAPKTLMERMQIDPQKDFKALLIKIKGDLERAADFIKLIGSDL, from the coding sequence ATGTCCGCCGCAAAAGAATTGCATAATAGGATATTAAAGAAGCTCGAAGAAATCCCCACTCTCCCCGCGATCGTCTACGAGCTCAGTCGAGTCATCAATGACCCGATGGCTTCCACAAAAGAAGTGGAGCGCATTATGGCCAATGATGTATCGATGACGGCAAAGGTTTTAAAACTGGCCAACTCTGCCTACTACGCCATTCCCGGAGGCGTTAGTAACTTGTCACGAGCCATTGCCTACATTGGCTTTGATGCCGTCAATCAGCTGGTCCTTTCAGCTTCAATTATTAATGCTCTTGACGTTGAAGAACCTAACGAGTTTGATTTGAATCAATTCTGGAAACACTCCATCGGAGTAGGTATTGCCGCTGAAACCATCGCAAAGTATACGGGCCATCCAACTCCTGCTGATTTATTTACATGTGGTCTTGTGCACGACATGGGAAAAGTAGCCATTATTGCTGGCGAGCCCCAGCTTATTGCTGATATTTCCAACCATGCTGTGCAAAATAAAGTCAGCTTTCATGATGCCGAAGAGGCCATGGACGCCCCAAGACACGTGGAACTGGGTCTAGCCATGGCCGAACGTTGGCTTTTGCCTCGGCAATTTCAAGCTGTTGTGCGCTTTCACCACGAAAATGATCCCAGAAAACGTGGCGGTATCACTGATGATCTTAATCGTGCCGTAGATATTGTATTTCTCGCTAACCTTCTGATACATGCCCTTAAATTTGGCAACAGCGGTCACAGTACTGTCCTCGGCGCTCCAAAAACATTGATGGAACGCATGCAGATTGATCCACAGAAAGATTTCAAAGCCCTCCTTATTAAAATCAAAGGGGACCTTGAAAGAGCCGCGGACTTCATTAAACTCATTGGGAGCGATCTATGA
- a CDS encoding response regulator: MSDQNNKVEEIKPAEGTENQDTILIAEDSLPNRKILTHLLTKLGYNVVACEDGKVAREKLEAGEVDNLVVIISDIMMPNEDGLQLLEYTRGNDKYKSIPFFLATAVSDKEYIMKAKSLNVNGYILKPLTFQRITAKLQELFPDKRFPKMAS; this comes from the coding sequence ATGTCTGATCAAAATAACAAAGTCGAAGAAATCAAACCGGCTGAAGGCACCGAGAACCAAGACACCATCTTGATTGCAGAAGACTCTTTGCCTAACCGCAAAATTCTAACTCATCTGCTCACAAAATTGGGCTACAATGTTGTCGCATGTGAAGATGGTAAAGTGGCTCGTGAAAAACTAGAAGCCGGCGAGGTAGACAACCTCGTGGTTATTATCTCAGACATCATGATGCCAAACGAAGATGGGCTACAGCTTTTAGAGTACACCCGAGGGAATGACAAATACAAAAGTATCCCCTTCTTTTTGGCCACGGCGGTTTCGGATAAAGAATATATCATGAAGGCCAAGTCTTTAAATGTGAATGGTTACATTTTAAAACCACTGACATTTCAAAGAATCACGGCGAAACTTCAAGAATTATTCCCAGACAAACGCTTTCCGAAAATGGCTAGCTAA
- the purE gene encoding 5-(carboxyamino)imidazole ribonucleotide mutase, whose product MKPTVAIIMGSDSDLKVMNGAIETLEEFKVPYEVKIVSAHRTPKMMQTYASQAEGRGLQVIIAGAGGAAHLPGMVASLTSLPVIGVPVMVGKLEGLDSLLSILQMPRGVPVATMAVDNSKNAGLLAVRILALKSARLRRQLDDFTKGQQTKVRKANLRLKQHKKN is encoded by the coding sequence ATGAAGCCCACTGTGGCCATTATAATGGGAAGCGATTCAGACCTAAAAGTCATGAACGGCGCCATTGAAACACTTGAAGAGTTTAAAGTGCCTTATGAGGTAAAAATTGTTTCTGCTCACCGCACACCGAAAATGATGCAAACCTACGCCAGTCAGGCTGAAGGTCGAGGGTTGCAAGTGATCATTGCTGGAGCGGGTGGTGCGGCTCACTTGCCCGGCATGGTGGCCTCTCTCACCTCTTTGCCCGTGATCGGCGTGCCCGTCATGGTGGGTAAACTTGAAGGTTTGGATTCACTTTTGTCTATATTACAGATGCCCCGAGGGGTGCCCGTGGCCACTATGGCTGTGGACAATTCAAAAAACGCTGGCCTTTTGGCTGTTCGAATACTGGCACTGAAAAGCGCCCGCTTGCGTCGCCAGCTAGATGACTTCACTAAAGGCCAGCAGACCAAAGTGCGAAAAGCCAACTTAAGATTGAAACAACATAAAAAAAATTAA